CTTTCTATATATCACCTGTTCAAAAGAAAATGTAATCTTTATGTTTCGAGTGAAAACACTTTACGTGACTACTAATTCTATCTGTGTGCATACTTATGTCCTTCAGGCTGATAAGCTTCTTTCTCCGGAGTTTCAACCTTCCATCGTGCAGCTGATTCGTTTCTTGCCAGCAAATCGTCAAGTTTTAATGTTCTCAGCTACATTCCCTGTCACAGTCAAGGACTTTAAAGAAAGATACTTGCAGAAGCCATATGTTATCAACCTTATGGATGAACTTACTCTCAAGGGTATAACTCAATTTTATGCCTTCGTAGAGGAAAGGCAGAAGCTTCATTGCCTTAACACTTTATTCTCAAAGGTTAGTACCTAACTCAAGTAAGCTTGAATGTTTTGAAGTTTGCTGCAattcataaattcaaaaaaCTCTTTTGACAGCTTCAAATCAACCAATCAATTATCTTTTGCAACTCTGTAAACCGTGTGGAACTGCTTGCCAAGAAGATCACAGAATTAGGCTATTCATGCTTCTACATCCATGCAAAGATGCTTCAAGATCATAGGAACAGAGTATTTCATGACTTCCGTAATGGTGCCTGCAGGAACCTTGTTTGTACTGGTATGATACGTGTCATCTGCTTGAAACTACTAGTACTCATACTTGCTATTCCTTTCTGTTGTTATTGCTGGTTTTTGAGGGGCAGATTGTCATCTAAGTTGGAATTTGCTCATTGTTAATTATGGTCGTTGTATAATGTGTGGGTGCCTCTGTATAATGGGTTACATGTGTGGGTTCCAGGGAAGTTAACTGAGAATGTTTGTGCGAGGAACTTCCATTTTTAGCTTCGCAGTTGCGTTCGTATCTTCATCATGCTTGGTGTTTTTCAATTCACTGTAATATTGTTGTCTATGTACATGTGGAATTTCTGCAATCTACCCTGACCTGTTTGGTGAAATATTCTGATTTGACTattgtatgatgatctagtccTTCTGCCTGTTCTTAGATGATGATTCTGGCTCGGTAACAAATTATTCACACTCGATTTCCTTTGGGTCATCTCAGGGTTATCAAAGGCGCGCTTTAAGCACgcttaagccctgaagcgaAGCTCAAAACGTGTTAAGCGCTTCGCCTTCATTTATGTGCGCTTCATATTGTCATCAAGGTTCTTAGACAAACGTTTCCTTGCCAATGAGCCTCttatgaagaagtgaaactagTTAATTGAcatttcactttatcataattttttttcaatttctttggtcatatatttgtcatttatgTTTATAAGTGTTAGACTTGgactaaaatatatatttgatgttCTTTTCTACCTTTACGCCTTTTTTCATTGAAGCACACACTTTATTTGCGCTTTGAGCTCAAAGCCCCCCCGGACCTTAGAGCTTTTCTGCGCTTTTAGCCTTTGATAACACTGGGTCATCTTTTTCCCATATAGATAACTAAGTGAACTTCTTGTAATTATATTATGTGATGTTTAGTTCATTTTCTTGGTCGATTGTGCAACcttttattcttttatgttGGGTGCAGATCTGTTTACTAGAGGGATAGATATTCAAGCAGTCAATGttgttataaattttgatttccCGAAGAACTCAGAGACATATTTACACAGGGTATACATTACAAATCTTTGCCCAGTGAATCATCTCTCTATATCTATATGTGCTATTTTcttattacatatatttttgcaGGTTGGGCGATCAGGGAGATTTGGGCATCTTGGTTTAGCTGTGAACCTGATTACTTATGAGGATCGCTTCAACCTGTATGCATATAATATCTCTCTTTTGCCATAGAAGTTCATTTAGTTTATGTACTTGGTAATAATATGGGATCTTATCTAACAGGTACAGAATTGAACAAGAACTAGGAACAGAGATCAAGCAAATTCCTCCGCACATAGATCAGGCTATATATTGCCTTTGATCAGTTAGCTGCTCGGTTATGGTGCACCAATGGTGAGTCTTTTGTACAGGTATGCAGTTGTTAGAGTTCTGAGATGAGCTACCTGAgaatcttatttttttgtatgcAGATTTAAGTGCAGTCCTATAAGTTGATATCTTCTCAATGTGTCAATTACTGATTATTTTCCACTTTATTTTTACTTGCATCTTGCCTTGgggtttattatttatttcatcacCCCACCTCGTGGGTGCGAGGGAGTATGAGCAAGGGTTCCGACATTATGGACAATGTGGGTAAAAAGTTGTAATCCTGCCACATTAGCCCCTTGTGGTGTAAAATATGGAAAGGTTTCCACATCTGATGGTTATGGGTAACAAAGCTAGCTCTGCCATATCTGTGCCTGGATGTGGTGCAAAATAAGAAAGGGTTCCTGCATCATGGACAAATTTGGTAAAAAGGTTTGTTCAAGAGGGTCAAATTTAGGCCATTAATTGGAACATAGTCTCTTTGACAGGAAACTCGAATTAATTAAAGGATAGATATAGGAGAAGAGTTGATATTGCATGCTTTGTGGAAACTAAATGGAAAGGGCAAAAAGGCTCAAGGAGATTGGTAACACGAGTGATAAATTATGGTATTGTTAGAtaagataaaattaagaaatagagGTATTGTGAACTAATACTTGAGCCTTCAGGATAAAGTTGTAGAAGTAAAGCGAGTTGGAGATATGATTATTGTGTTAGTCTTTCTTGGGGAGGGAGACAATCAATGCCATTAGTTCCTATGCTCCCTAAAAGGGATTAGATGCAGAAGCGAAAACTAAATTTTGGGAGGGATATGAACACACCGTTCAAGGGATTTCAGGATACCAGCAAATCTTTATTGGGGAGATCTAAATGCACTTGTAGGTAAAGATAGCGATTGTTTTGCCCGAGTATATGGGGATATGTTTATGATCAATGCCATTAGTTCCTATGCTCCCCAAAAGGGATTAGACGCAGAAGCTAGAACTAAATTTTGGGAGGCATATGAACACACTGTTCAAGGGATTCCAGGATACCAGCAAATCTTTATTGGGGGAGATCTAAATGGAATTTGAGGGTATAGATGGCGATCGTTTTGGCCAAGTATATGAGGAAATGGTTATGATATCTAGAGATGATGAATGTAAGGCTGTTCTAGAGTTCATTTTAGCTTATGATTTAGCTGTAATTTTCACATCATTTGTTTatctttatttgtatttatactatttatagaAGTGAGGAACCCTAGAAGTTGAAGACCAAAATTCtttactaatatttattttgtattttaataattaaatggaAACCAAAAATTGTACTTGTTCCGATCCAATTTATGTAacattctttcctttttagttggTCCCAAAGAGAACATCACCTTTTTATAGTTAGTAATATTTCAAAAGtcttcctttcctttttaaacTCCGTGCCCCGTCAAACACCTTCACATAAATTGGGATCGGACGAGTATTATATTACGTCTTTCTGAATAGTTGTCTCCTTTATTGGTgacaattttttgtataaaacaatTTGTCTGCTAGAAAAAAACTTTCAAACCTTTTATTGAAAGGACACTTCTCTTTGCTTTAGTATTTTGTAAATACGTTTTTTCAGTGTGGTTTTTATGGTTGGGATTATGAACTAACAAGTTAGTGCTAATTTTTGAaggaataattatttaaaattaaacataatgGAGAAAATAACCAGAACAAGTTTTTGATAAGAAATGGACAAAATAGTCAATAGGCTTATTAAgtcatgtttatttattttcataagatGAGCATATTCAATTTCATATTGCAAAAGCCACATATTCATACTCttgaaaattgtgacttttgTAATCTGTAACTTTTGCGACCCTTTGTTATTTATATGCAAGGTATTAAAAGTGTTTGTATGTTACGACTCAACATAAACTCTTGATAATGGATTTGAGAGATTAAGAGAAAGTGGAAGAGAACTAAAGAGGGTTTTGTATGACCTTCCGAGGATCAAATGGGGTAGCTTGACTCTTATCAAAGCTCAGGAGATTGGAGAGAAGTTGTTGGCCATGAGGGCTTGGGGGGGATTAGTAGGGATGCAAGCAGTATGCAGGATAGGCCAGTGAATTGCATTATGGAGGTAGCTAGAGAGGTGTTGGGATTTCAAGGGGATTGATAGTCGAGTGGAGTGGCACAATTATTTACTATGTATGTAATCCAATTTGATATCCAagattatcccccccccccccccccccttaaagACACATGTTAGTTTAGCTAATGTGTATCATTATGTAGCTGCTTCTGATTtcctatattatttaatattttgttttgactGTTGATAATGTCTCCCTACAAATACTCTGTTTGACTTTTATCATATAAtctttgaataaataatttagaaaatagtGGTAAGGTCTGCATACACTCTTCCCTCCATAAACCCCACATAGTTGGATTCCGCTGGAGTATGTCGTATGGAATttccatattaattttttttattttgatttttgatttttgatttggGTTTGGAGCAtcataagaataagaatatattatttcaaatggtGCAAAGTTTATTGACCTGTAATATTTATGGGTCCTTGCTCTACAATCTCTCTTTTTTACACTGCCTTTTCTTTGTTTTACTACCAATTTATTTTcaacaacataaatttaaaaagaaaaaataatccaCAAAATGTGTTAATAAGTTGTTCCAACTGAACGATCACAATATTTGCTATTTTTCAGGACAAGATTTGAGAGAattcttaataatataaatggTGAAGGGCCAAACCTATCCCTGACCTAAGGGATTTGTTTCAAGAATGTCaaacattttttgttttttgagtaTCAGTCCCCAATCACCCACCCATTGTTCTCTTTGGGCTTAAACATGACGCTAAAAACTAACAGACCTCTCTACACTCAAATATAGTGGCTTACATGGCAGTGTGTGAATGGTTCAGATGTAACctatgaataaattttattaccccacctatatattatatattggtCTGATTAAAACTCATATAGCTTCCATATTAGTTTCTTCTGATTAGAGCGCTTCAATTCTTTCTTCTCAAAGTCCATGTTCATTCCTCTTCTTAACCCAATTCTTCTATAAGTTCAAAACTAGATTCAAGTGCATGATTTTGCAAGTAAATAGGTTCATTAGGCTCTTGGCTTTAAGGACATAGGAGTTGTGATACCATCAGAACATCTTTTATTCCTCTTAATTCCAGATACACCAAAAAATACAAGCCGGCATCATCTGTCTAGATATTCATGATGGATTTTccaactctcatttttcaactcTTCATGAACACCAACACTCATATGCTTCCTTTGCATCATGATCCATGCCACTCCAAAAAGTGAAAAGAACATGCTCTAGGTATCAGTTGTAGCTTCCCAAAGAAGTAAGGAGATTTctgacacacacacacactcaatCCATCTGATTTAGAAAGATATTTTGTGTTAAACATGCTCTTCGATATTCTTGATATGGTGTTTTACTAGGACAAGACAATCAGGATTAAGCTGGCAAATGCCTTCTTTTTTGAGGTGGCAACAGACTATAGCACCAATAGATGCAGTAAACCATTTATACAAGAGGAGATCAAAAACTTCTAAAAAGGCTAAAATATACTACGCAATCTTACAAAGACTCCAAAATCTTACGCAATCTTACAAAGACTCCAAAATCTCCAAAATAGATTCAGTGTCTGAAGAAAATTCTTCTTTACATATAAATAGAACAACAAAAGTGATTTCACCTTTACTTTTCTAGATTGAGCTACTGATCTCTTCAAAGCATCTCAGATTTCTCTGTCTCGACAGTCCACCAAATACAGGTAGGTATCATTTTCCATCTGCTTTTTTGCCTAGGCTAACCTTCTCCGCTGTTCCAACTTCTGTAAATCCGGAGAGTGATTTGGCATTAACCATGAAATCTCTTTCATACGTAGATATTCTGAATTTGTACAGTCACATTACAGTGTAGGAGTAGTGACAAATAGTTTCAGGTTCCTTGCCACAATGATGGCATGTGGAACACTCTTTATTAGATTTTCTTGTGTTAAATATACTTATTTCACCATCAACCAAACAAAACAAGCCACTTTGTATATGACTCTTGACTTTTAAGATATTCTTCTATGGCCATACCTCTTATCATATTGGGAGCTCCTTTCATCAACACATTACAATCTTCAACTTTGTTAGATCCCTTTCTCATTTCCCAGCCACCACATTTCCTCACTTTGCTCCGAACCCGTTCACTTCTGCATAAACTAACATAAATTCCCGCTTAACTTATGTTGGTATTAGTATGCGGAAAAGAACATTGGAACCGAATATTGTATGAAACAATGCTATGTTTTATTTGGAGGGGATAGGTAAAAACCaaatatttttgacattattgaattttatttggtATTATTCTTTCCACTAATCCCAATAGGGATGGCAATGGGGCGAGGCAGTTGCAGGGCGGGGTAGGTCTAAGTCTATGTGGGGGGCGGgttggaataatttttttaagaaattaagcGGTGCGGAGCGGGTGGCGGgttggaataatttttttaagaaattaagcGGTGCGGAGCGGGTGGCGGGTtgaattttttgtcattttttcttaATCTCCCAGCTTTAACTGTTAGTCTAGTACCATCTTCGCTCTTTCTTTATAGTTTTCAAAGAAGTACCCAAATTATGTAATGGGTTTTagttcataaaatttaattgaaatgattggtaaagaaaatagaatttatGTACTGTGTTAACAAAATTGTGTGTTTTAACAAAACAAGaactaagaaaataattgaaCTAGATCTTCACagttaagaaaatataataaaaagttaaatttgtgTACTGTTCTAGCaaataacataataaagaaaagaaaaaaaattgacagaAAATAAGCGGGGCGGGTTAGgaatagaaaaaaatgttaatcaGGGCAGGGTGGGGcgtattaaaattttacccgCCACATTGCAATCCCCAAGTCCCAACCTAACGACACCTCACATTTTCTTCTCAAATGCCCATAAATTGGAAAAGCCTGAAATAAAGGCATCATCCAATGTGCAATAATATGTTTATTGCTGTGTcatgaaaaaaacaattttattgtGCTGCCAGCACTTTTCTTTCACCCAGAATAAGGGTAGGGCAAACACGTGGAATATTTATTTGAGCCATTTTTTTCCTTGCAGAAATCTCATGTTGAAGTTGTGCGATGCCTGTGATGCTGAGATAATGGATGACTTGGCTGTTTCATGGTTGCCGAGATAACTGAGTTCATCTTTAGTTCTAGTGACGAGTTTTAAGTTAATCCTAAAAGACTTTAGCAGTACATACTGACAATGGATAGGTCCAGTCAGAGACTGACCGTTGGTGAGTCCCCTGGTTAATGTAGTATTTGGCATTTGTCGCTGTTTCCTTTTCGGTTTATGTCTGTTGGATAAGATGTACAAGGTTTTGCTCTATGGTATTCATCTGCGGCATATGGTGATGTGGGAGAATTGGTCATGGAGAAGTGATACCTAAAGATGTTAAGTGACGGAGTAGTCATTTTTGTGCACTCATAGAGATTAATATCAGACGTTTCAACCAGTGTCTCAGTATGTGTACCAGAAGCATTGTACTCCTTTCAGCTCTTATAGCTTTTTTCCTGTTATGTTGGTGTTTGGAATGATGAAGCAGGTTGTGTCTGCATGAATGTGAAGAGTATGGTTTTAATTTTATCTATTCTGGATTTGAATAATTGAATCTTTCTCTGCCTTGTCTCTATTTAAGTTGTAGGGTTCTGTTTGGccggaaaatgttttccaattttttttttgtttggttggATAAAACGTTTTCCAAATCacaactcatttttctcaaatgaCTTTCCTTAAATCTAAGGcctattttgaaaaatattttgctgacttcaattttttattttttttatgcaccTGACCCACTAACTTCCTATCACTCCCCCCTCCGccctcaaaataaaaatttaagtttgttttttagaaaacagtgtgtgtgtgtgttagatatatatatatatatataataatttaattttatcaagtCATAATGCTTCGTTCATGTGGTAAGATTTTATTAAGTAAACGGGATTCTATTGCATAAATTATTGAGATATGTTTTTCAAACTAACTAGTGACATTTTACATATGAAATGCACAATTTCAGTAGTTTATGTTCAAGACTCAAAACACAGAAGATTGTTTAGGTATTTATAATATTCTACCTTAAAGATAATTATAGAGATTGTTTAGATGTATTTATAATATTCTACCCTAAAGATAATTATAGACTCACACATTTGAAATTATAGATTGACAGATTTATTTGACAAGTTCATTATTATGATGTTTGAACcgactaaaataataattatcaagttAAATAATTAACGAAAGATAATATCGATAGGCATTTTGCCAGGAAGTTGGTGGGCCTATCATGAATTAGGTCGGGGTGGCTGGTGGTTTCGGGATCCCGTAGAAAATGCTTAAAAAATGGATCACCCATCCCATCTTTTAGGTTCCATTTGGGCAATATGTATCCCGCCAGGCCAATGGCTGCTTCAGCGGCTGCAATAGCTATaacaaaaattgagaaaatgtCTCCCTTTAATTGAcgattatcaaaaaaatcagaaaatgttacaaaattgattaaatattgTAACATGTTTAAACTTAATCTAAGCTAATGTACAATCGTACAGTTTCAAATACTTTTGTCGAGTCTTTTTGTGTAATGCATTCGGTCACAGAATAtggaaaaatattcattttttcaaagaaatataatttgtacccataagttttaaaaCTACAGAAATATTCATAAGTTTGTTTACATTTAATGAAAATGTTATGTGAAAGTCGTGACAGTGAGCACAACAGTTAAGATTGtgaaaacagaaagaaaataaaagaaaaataaaattgatttcgacaaaaaaaaaaactactattATTACTTgtaaaaacaatataaatatgtgtatcatttcataaaatttttataacgAATTAGGAACAAAATTTAACCTAAAATTATAGATGACGAGTGtttctaataaatatatattaaaactcggggtaatttctaaaatttttaaaagtttccaATTAATGAATTTGGCCAAAAGTTTTCCTAAAATTCTGTCCATATACACATTTATTTGGTGCACTATTAAAAGTTATAAGTCTATTAACCATAAGCATCATTAAGCTTAAACCATtattaaaacttatataatGCACTAAATTAGTGCTCTCTATATTGCAATGTTTTGAAATTTACGTCTCTTGGCCTGATTGATTGTTTGTAAAAGTCTCTCCATATTGTGAGGACTTATTTTGGATAGCTAATCCTTAGAAAACCAAATTTCTCTTCTTTAGTTGAAGTTGCATTAGAAAGCGGTGCCTTGAACTATTGAGTAAAGTTACTGCCATGTGACCATGAGTTCACGAATTTGATTTTAGGGGgtgtcaaaatataaagaaataaaatcgtACAGAAGCCAAGAAGTGTCAGTATCTAATAtagatatacataaaaaaattctagctatacaatataattttccgTCGAAGGAGTGTCGACCGGTGTTGCTCTGCCACTGAGATCGCTGTGAAAGTAACATCTTATAGAAATGCAAGATAAAATTGAGATTTGACACTTCATTCAACATGAGTAGTTTTGATATGCAGAGTAGAAAACATGGAGAACCAAATTGCACACTCATTATAGAATAGAacacacattaaaaaaaaacagcaaCATGAAATTTACTATAATCAAAGTTACTTTTTCATAATCTTCATACCATGATTAACAACTACAGCATCCAAGAAGCTTCTTCTTAGGGGTTTGCCCCGTAGCGCGATACGTTGCTGCTCTCTCCTCTGCTTTCAGTAATTCTTCCCCTCGTCTCGCTTCAACCTCGGCTCTCTTCTCATCTCCCTCCTTACGAATCAACGCTACTTCATTTTTTATCTTCTCCGCGTATTCTACTTTCTTATGCTCTAGTTGATCCTATCAAACACAGAAAATGTTCAAAAAGTATTTTGATGCACGTATAGTATAGTCGGACTCTAAGTATAGTTACCTCAAGTTGTTTCAGTTTAGCTTCAAGCTTTGCTGTATGAGTTTTCTCCCATGTTGCAACTGCAGAGAGCTTCTTTTGTGCCCTactcaataattaaaaaaacgaTTACGCGTTGATTATTTATGCTACACATATATTGAAAGTTTTGAAAATCCTACTTGTTGTTCACTTTGctttttttactttcttccCATGCCTTGATGAAAGAGGATCTTTTCTCATTTTCAAGCTGTGAAAGAGCAATATCTGAATAAAAAGCTTATGTTAAAACACGTCTGAGATTACTATCATTATACGCGTTGTACGTAAAACGTACCTCTGTCAAGAGATCCTTTTGAACTTTTCTTTGATGAAACATCGGTATCTGTTAAAATCAGGAAAACAATAACATCATACATCACGATATCAGAGAATCACAACGAGCATCCAGAGAGCGGATAGTCTCCTCGAGATATATCATATATGCAATAATGTGGTGACTTACTTAGTAATTCAAAAATCGCGTTGCTTTTCAGAAAAAAACGACAACTATACAGAGAGGTTGAGTTTACTAGCTGTGAAGTTATTTATCAGGCAATGAATTAGGGCAAAGTTCATTTTGGATTCTGAGGAAAACTATGCAGTAATTAGAGAAAACGATGAGCCAAGAAATTAGTACTCAGTACAAACAACTATTACGGCTCAGTTCCAAACAAATTAGTACTTCTATCATTTCAAAGAAATTGAATGGATTCTGTGTACACCCTCAAATTAGTACTCATACAAACAATTACTACGGCTCAGTTCCAAACAAATTAGTACTTCTATCATTTCAAAGAAATTGAATGGATTCGGTGTACACCCTCAAATTAGTACTCATACAAACAATTACTATGGCTCAGTTCCAAACAAATTAATTTGGTATCGTCTCACATTCATACCTTTTAACTTTTGGTTCAGAGAAATAAACACTTAAATATACATAAAGTTAACTAAGTAGATATACATATCCTACCGAAGTATATTTATCCTAAGTAATTTCTTACGTGTATTATGTCTCATAAAACTCACGTATCTAGTTATTCAGCTTTGTagtatatacacataaaatcaaaataaataaatctaaattaaacacatttatatattatgcgtTAATTATTATACCTTGAGGTGTGAGAGGTTGATGAGGTagagtagtagtagtagtatgatgaggtggtggtggtggtgtggGAGTAACGACGTCGTTTGGAGTAGTTATGGATGCAAGTGGTGGTTCTTGCTTTATTTGCGTTGCCACTTCTGCTTCCATTTCTTCCTATTTACTTTTTCATCAAACTCTCTATTACTCAATTTCTAACAACCatgtttaatgtttttattaaataaataaataaatagtatataagtaatatttattagcaaattgataatattttaacaatttttttttttaaggataGTTCCAAAATTCCCACCGCTTATTATTTCATCACCATCTATTTATAGGGTATCATTttgattatgaaaatatttttttaaaaaagaccttttttttaaaaaaaaaaatatttcattttattttaaatctataatttataatattttattatttaatttttaaatatataatttttaattttttaatatttgattttactGTTAAAGTCAATATACCTTTTCGAACTAGGTGCGTTCATATACGGTAGTTTAATTTGATTGTTGGTTAAATCGAAGTATAACCAATTTAAttggttttaaaattattaaaattaaataaaatcaaatataatgtatatatatatatatattgatttgattgttattaattttcttttggttGATTCGATTAT
The sequence above is a segment of the Solanum lycopersicum chromosome 10, SLM_r2.1 genome. Coding sequences within it:
- the LOC101260087 gene encoding remorin-like, whose translation is MEAEVATQIKQEPPLASITTPNDVVTPTPPPPPHHTTTTTLPHQPLTPQDTDVSSKKSSKGSLDRDIALSQLENEKRSSFIKAWEESKKSKVNNKAQKKLSAVATWEKTHTAKLEAKLKQLEDQLEHKKVEYAEKIKNEVALIRKEGDEKRAEVEARRGEELLKAEERAATYRATGQTPKKKLLGCCSC